The Papaver somniferum cultivar HN1 chromosome 3, ASM357369v1, whole genome shotgun sequence genome includes a region encoding these proteins:
- the LOC113359554 gene encoding uncharacterized protein LOC113359554 — protein MKYPFQGIPPCLYNAFSDTAVGALLAQEDDEGIKYPIYYFSRILRDAELRYPKAEKACLALIHSIQKFRHYLLSNKVVLISKFDPAKFLLSKPVLMGRSAKWILQMSELDITCTSPRAIKGQAVADLLAAFPGEGTTALREDLPGEVPDISVIEEEAWMLYFDGSATPSNNTVGAGVVLVSPIGEIFSHTFKIDFQCTNNSAEYEAFLIGLSLAKQAGATRLEIRGDSKILVNHMNGVYASKEVTLAPYRSEAQRLLNYFADATITHVGRSNNRHADCLATLASKLQFEGLEETLTVKRRTVESTWLSQYKDTGNCDWRNSIIQELSSSLSQGKVSLKTLRSLFILHGMLYHQNPDSSLSRCLGDDEAQLQLNRVHDEICGQMLVVTLYRRLQRLGYYWPEMETQSRLLQKSCSNCQAPPTSWRFSA, from the coding sequence ATGAAGTATCCATTCCAAGGAATACCGCCATGTCTCTACAACGCTTTCAGTGATACCGCCGTCGGGGCTTTGCTCGCTCAAGAAGATGACGAGGGAATCAAGTATCCTATATACTATTTCAGCCGAATATtgagagatgctgaactcagataccccAAGGCGGAGAAGGCGTGCTTAGCACTAATTCATTCCATTCAAAAATTCAGACATTACTTGTTATCCAACAAAgtggtactcatatctaaattCGATCCTGCAAaatttttgctttcaaaaccAGTCCTGATGGGAAGGTCAGCTAAGTGGATTCTACAAATGTCAGAGTTAGACATAACGTGTACATCGCCTAGAGCTATCAAGGGGCAAGCAGTTGCAGATTTACTAGCAGCATTCCCGGGGGAAGGCACTACTGCACTACGTGAGGATCTTCCGGGAGAAGTTCCAGACATCTCCGTTATCGAAGAAGAAGCGTGGATGTTATATTTTGACGGCTCTGCCACTCCTAGCAATAACACTGTAGGGGCAGGCGTAGTCCTAGTATCTCCAATCGGTGAAATCTTCTCGCACACCTTCAAGATAGACTTTCAATGCACTAAcaattcagcagagtatgaagcATTCCTCATAGGACTGTCGTTAGCCAAGCAAGCAGGggccacacgtctggaaataagaggtgaCTCTAAGATACTAGTTAATCATATGAATGGAGTATATGCATCGAAGGAGGTAACACTAGCTCCATACCGATCAGAAGCGCAgaggttactaaactactttgctgatgcaaccataacccatgTAGGCCGCAGCAACAACAGACACGCCGATTGTTTAGCCACGCTAGCTTCCAAATTACAGTttgaaggtttagaagaaaccttGACGGTGAAGAGGAGAACGGTAGAGTCAACGTGGCTTTCGCAATACAAGGACACTGGAAACTGCGATTGGCGGAATTCGATCATTCAGGAGCTTAGCAGCTCGCTttctcaaggaaaggtcagtctcaaaaccttgcGGAGCTTATTCATACTTCATGGCATGCTATATCATCAAAACCCGGATAGCTCCCtatcaagatgtcttggagaTGATGAAGCACAGCTGCAGCTTAATCGTGTTCACGATGAAATTTGTGGACAAATGTTGGTGGTAACACTCTATCGACGTCTTCAACGCTTGGGAtattactggccagaaatggagacTCAATCTCGGCTACTCCAAAAGTCTTGTTCAAATTGTCAAGCGCCGCCAACCAGCTGGAGGTTTTCAGCGTAA